Proteins from one Esox lucius isolate fEsoLuc1 chromosome 19, fEsoLuc1.pri, whole genome shotgun sequence genomic window:
- the LOC105021831 gene encoding shaker-related potassium channel tsha2-like — protein sequence MEPFECRDWGYYFVRGFLKTLSPVGARVSVKPAVSTGSAQEGPCLDIDNQDETMAVAPLYKDDCDVERGDQVFNDRVVINVSGLRFETHVKTLSRFPTTLLGDPSKRMLFFDPLRNEYFFDRNRPSFEAILYYYQSGGRLRRPVNVTMDIFMEEITFYEIEEEAIEMFKGGEGIIPEVEPPMPENDFQRQMWLLFEYPESSGPARMIAVVSVSVIVISIVIFCLETLPQFRDDSAGLKLSNDLTTNGTPLNKKPNLFTDPFFVVETLCIVWFSFEFVVRFLSCPSKPAFFKNAMNSIDILAIAPYFITLGLELGELRGEGGEQATSLAILRVVRLVRVFRIFKLSRHSKGLQILGQTLNASVSELCLLGLFLLIGVVLFSSAVYFAEADDPGSTFSSIPAAFWWAVVSMTTVGYGDMCPVTIIGKIVGSLCAVAGVLTIALPVPVIVSNFNYFYHRGRNDEETVVYTRVTCGQQKASFGEYKSTSNSKQSLSNTEYLDQGSLEKGFRCINVNLFEDYSGKLTDV from the exons ATGGAACCCTTCGAGTGCAGGGATTGGGGGTATTATTTTGTCCGTGGTTTCCTCAAGACGTTGTCCCCTGTGGGTGCTCGGGTGTCAGTCAAGCCAGCAGTTTCCACTGGCTCGGCCCAGGAGGGCCCCTGCTTGGATAT TGATAACCAGGACGAGACAATGGCAGTTGCGCCCCTTTATAAAGACGATTGCGACGTGGAACGGGGCGATCAGGTATTCAACGATAGGGTCGTCATCAACGTCTCTGGGCTGCGTTTCGAAACTCACGTGAAAACTCTCTCACGCTTCCCTACCACGCTGTTGGGAGATCCTAGTAAAAGGATGCTCTTTTTTGATCCTTTGAGGAATGAGTACTTTTTCGATAGGAATAGACCCAGCTTTGAAGCAATCCTCTATTATTACCAATCTGGAGGACGACTCAGGAGACCTGTCAACGTCACCATGGACATTTTCATGGAAGAAATTACGTTTTATGAAATTGAAGAGGAGGCCATAGAAATGTTCAAAGGTGGTGAAGGAATAATACCAGAGGTGGAACCTCCGATGCCTGAAAACGACTTTCAGCGACAGATGTGGTTGTTATTTGAGTACCCGGAAAGCTCGGGGCCTGCCCGGATGATCGCAGTCGTATCCGTCAGCGTGATTGTGATTTCTATagtaatattttgtttggaGACTTTACCACAATTCAGAGACGACAGCGCAGGCCTAAAACTCAGTAATGACCTCACCACAAACGGGACGCCTTTAAATAAAAAGCCCAATCTATTCACTGATCCGTTTTTTGTAGTTGAGACACTTTGCATTGTGTGGTTTTCCTTTGAATTCGTCGTAAGATTTCTATCTTGTCCCAGCAAACCCGCTTTCTTCAAAAACGCGATGAACTCAATAGACATCCTGGCGATTGCACCCTATTTCATTACCCTTGGGCTTGAACTGGGCGAGCTACGGGGAGAAGGCGGCGAGCAGGCCACGTCGTTGGCCATACTCAGGGTCGTCCGCCTGGTCCGAGTCTTCAGGATTTTTAAACTTTCCAGGCACTCCAAGGGTCTCCAAATCCTGGGCCAGACACTCAACGCCAGCGTCAGCGAACTCTGTCTCTTGGGATTGTTTCTTCTCATTGGAGTGGTTCTGTTCTCCAGTGCCGTTTACTTTGCAGAGGCAGACGACCCTGGATCTACATTTTCGAGTATCCCCGCTGCGTTCTGGTGGGCGGTGGTATCCATGACTACAGTTGGTTACGGAGACATGTGCCCGGTTACTATTATCGGCAAAATAGTGGGATCCTTGTGCGCCGTCGCGGGTGTGCTGACCATAGCCCTGCCGGTTCCTGTCATCGTGTCCaattttaattacttttatCACCGAGGGCGCAATGACGAGGAAACCGTTGTGTATACCCGCGTGACGTGTGGTCAACAGAAAGCTTCATTTGGCGAATACAAATCGACCAGCAACAGTAAGCAGTCCCTCAGCAATACCGAGTACCTGGATCAGGGTTCTTTAGAAAAAGGTTTCAGATGTATAAACGTCAACTTATTTGAAGATTACAGTGGCAAGCTAACTGATGTATGA